Proteins from one Candidatus Rhabdochlamydia sp. T3358 genomic window:
- a CDS encoding efflux RND transporter periplasmic adaptor subunit, whose translation MNWIKLLLFCSLLCSCQKKPQVIKAHEVVATRALKQTVEVYKDYVGTITAKSSIQVHAQVSGILVGQYFMEGQFVQKGDLLLVIDPRPYQASLDKAKAEYFQTFTQLKLAEDTLQRYAKLAEQDYISQLNYDQYMANFLEQKAVVGQSVADLENAKINLKYCYIHSPIDAITGKLQFKPGNYIDTNQDTTLTLLNQIDPILVDFSVPETDLFTIQKHSQESFLKLYIFPTLDHTARFDGQLTLIDNQINTATGAVLLEGILDNHDHLLWPGHFVDVRLVLEEKESLILPSQAVGVGQNGHYVYTINKNMEVETTPVIIGQRYENGTTSIESGISANDIIVAEGLLDLYPGKKVTVQTWLNNKEVL comes from the coding sequence GCAAACGGTAGAAGTATATAAAGATTATGTGGGAACAATTACTGCAAAATCCAGTATTCAGGTTCACGCTCAGGTTTCTGGTATTCTGGTTGGACAATATTTTATGGAAGGACAGTTTGTACAGAAAGGAGATTTGCTGCTTGTTATTGATCCAAGACCTTATCAAGCTTCATTAGACAAAGCAAAAGCGGAGTATTTCCAGACATTCACACAACTAAAACTAGCAGAAGATACGCTGCAAAGATATGCAAAGCTAGCAGAACAAGATTATATTTCACAACTCAATTACGACCAATACATGGCTAATTTCTTAGAGCAAAAAGCCGTTGTAGGACAATCTGTTGCAGATTTAGAAAACGCTAAAATCAATTTAAAGTATTGCTATATTCACTCTCCTATTGATGCAATTACAGGCAAATTACAATTTAAACCGGGTAATTATATTGATACAAATCAAGATACTACGCTCACTCTGCTTAATCAAATTGATCCCATTTTAGTAGATTTTTCTGTGCCTGAAACCGATTTATTTACTATTCAAAAACACTCTCAAGAGTCCTTTTTGAAATTATACATCTTTCCTACGCTAGATCACACTGCGCGTTTCGATGGGCAATTAACACTCATTGACAATCAAATTAATACCGCAACAGGAGCTGTCTTATTAGAAGGAATACTGGATAATCACGACCATTTACTATGGCCTGGGCATTTTGTAGATGTAAGACTTGTCCTAGAAGAAAAAGAATCTCTGATTCTTCCCTCTCAAGCAGTAGGCGTTGGGCAAAACGGTCATTACGTATATACCATCAATAAGAACATGGAAGTAGAAACAACACCGGTTATCATTGGTCAACGCTATGAAAATGGAACCACTAGTATCGAATCAGGAATTAGCGCTAATGATATAATTGTTGCAGAAGGCCTTCTTGATCTCTATCCCGGTAAAAAAGTTACTGTGCAAACATGGTTAAATAACAAAGAGGTATTGTGA